A window from Pseudomonas moraviensis encodes these proteins:
- a CDS encoding GNAT family N-acetyltransferase codes for MSYRIRHATDDDLDFARGLTCRNMLRYYIDHDLLWQDEAFDAGWHYRDSWLIVRDETPIGFFSLSQDARALYVRELQIDQAWQGQGAGSWAIDQVIGMALQARRPALRLTVFDNNPAQKLYVRKGLRIVGRDEYFLRMQLDLSTAVL; via the coding sequence ATGAGCTACCGAATTCGGCATGCCACCGATGATGACCTGGATTTCGCGCGGGGCCTGACCTGTCGCAACATGCTGCGCTATTACATTGACCACGATCTGTTGTGGCAGGACGAAGCGTTCGACGCAGGCTGGCACTATCGTGACAGCTGGTTGATTGTCCGGGACGAAACCCCAATCGGGTTTTTCAGTCTGAGCCAGGATGCGCGGGCGCTGTACGTCCGCGAATTGCAGATCGATCAGGCGTGGCAAGGGCAGGGCGCCGGTTCCTGGGCCATTGATCAGGTTATCGGCATGGCCCTTCAGGCAAGACGACCGGCGCTGCGGTTGACGGTGTTCGATAACAACCCGGCGCAAAAACTGTATGTGCGCAAAGGACTGCGCATCGTCGGCAGGGATGAGTATTTCCTGAGGATGCAGCTCGATTTAAGTACAGCTGTGCTCTGA
- the uvrC gene encoding excinuclease ABC subunit UvrC, with amino-acid sequence MTEIFDSSAFLSTVSGRPGVYRMFDSEARLLYVGKAKNLKKRLASYFRKTGLAPKTAALVGRIAQVETTITANETEALLLEQTLIKEWRPPYNILLRDDKSYPYVFLSDGQFPRLSIHRGAKKAKGKYFGPYPSAGAIRESLSILQKTFFVRQCEDSYYKNRTRPCLQYQIKRCKAPCVGLVEPDVYAEDVRHSVMFLEGRSHALTNELSTAMEEAAINLEFERAAELRDQIALLRRVQDQQSMEGGTGDIDVIAAFVNPGGACVHLISVRGGRVLGSKNFFPQVGIEEEVSEVMAAFLGQYYISSPERDLPSELIVNVVHEDFPALIEGIHTLRGRELAISHRVRGTRARWQQLAVTNAEQALGARLANRQHTAARFDALAEVLNLDEPPQRLECYDISHSSGEATVASCVVFGPEGAIKSDYRRYNIEGVTAGDDYAAMHQALTRRFSKLKDGEGKLPDILLVDGGKGQLSMARDVLNELAVPDLILLGVAKGATRKAGFETLYLNDAAHEFTLRGDSPALHLIQQIRDEAHRFAITGHRARRGKTRRTSTLEGVAGVGPTRRRDLLKHFGGLQELSRASIEEIAKAPGISKKLAESIYANLHSE; translated from the coding sequence ATGACCGAAATATTTGATTCCAGTGCGTTCCTGTCCACCGTCAGCGGTCGCCCCGGCGTCTATCGCATGTTCGACAGCGAGGCGCGTCTGCTCTATGTGGGTAAAGCGAAAAACCTGAAGAAACGCCTGGCGAGCTATTTTCGCAAGACCGGCCTGGCGCCAAAAACCGCCGCCCTGGTCGGGCGCATCGCTCAGGTCGAAACCACCATCACAGCCAACGAAACCGAAGCGCTGTTGCTGGAACAGACGCTGATCAAGGAGTGGCGCCCGCCCTACAACATCCTGCTGCGTGACGATAAGTCCTATCCCTATGTGTTTTTGTCGGATGGGCAGTTTCCGCGCCTGAGCATTCATCGCGGCGCCAAAAAAGCCAAGGGCAAGTATTTCGGCCCGTACCCGAGTGCCGGTGCCATCCGCGAGAGCCTGAGCATTCTGCAAAAAACCTTCTTTGTCCGTCAGTGCGAAGACAGCTATTACAAGAATCGCACCCGTCCATGCCTGCAATATCAGATCAAGCGCTGCAAGGCGCCTTGTGTGGGTCTGGTCGAGCCTGATGTCTACGCCGAAGACGTGCGCCACTCGGTGATGTTCCTTGAAGGCCGCAGCCACGCGTTGACCAATGAGCTGTCCACGGCGATGGAAGAAGCGGCGATCAATCTCGAATTCGAGCGTGCCGCCGAATTGCGCGACCAAATTGCTTTGCTGCGCCGCGTTCAGGATCAGCAAAGCATGGAGGGCGGCACCGGTGATATCGATGTCATCGCGGCCTTCGTCAACCCCGGTGGCGCCTGTGTCCACCTGATCAGCGTGCGCGGCGGGCGAGTGCTGGGCAGCAAGAATTTCTTCCCCCAGGTCGGCATCGAGGAAGAAGTTTCCGAAGTCATGGCGGCCTTTCTCGGCCAGTACTACATCAGTAGCCCCGAACGGGATCTGCCGAGCGAATTGATCGTCAACGTGGTTCACGAGGACTTCCCGGCCCTGATCGAAGGCATCCATACCTTGCGCGGCCGCGAATTGGCGATCAGCCACCGGGTGCGCGGTACGCGAGCGCGCTGGCAGCAACTGGCCGTGACCAACGCTGAGCAAGCGTTGGGCGCGCGGCTGGCCAATCGTCAGCACACGGCTGCGCGATTCGACGCGCTGGCCGAGGTGTTGAACCTCGACGAGCCGCCGCAACGCCTGGAATGCTATGACATCAGTCATTCCAGCGGCGAGGCGACGGTGGCCTCGTGCGTGGTCTTCGGGCCGGAAGGGGCAATCAAGTCGGATTACCGTCGCTACAACATCGAAGGCGTCACCGCCGGCGACGATTATGCGGCCATGCACCAGGCGCTGACCCGCCGCTTCAGCAAACTCAAGGACGGCGAGGGCAAGTTGCCGGACATCCTGCTGGTCGACGGTGGCAAGGGCCAGCTGTCGATGGCCCGTGATGTCCTCAACGAACTGGCCGTGCCCGACCTGATCCTTTTGGGCGTCGCCAAAGGTGCCACCCGCAAGGCCGGTTTCGAAACGTTGTATCTGAATGATGCAGCCCACGAGTTCACATTGCGCGGCGATTCGCCTGCCTTGCACCTGATCCAGCAGATCCGCGATGAGGCGCATCGCTTCGCGATTACGGGACACCGCGCCCGCCGCGGCAAGACGCGCCGCACCTCAACGCTGGAAGGCGTGGCAGGGGTAGGGCCGACCCGGCGCCGTGACCTGTTGAAACATTTTGGTGGATTGCAGGAGCTGTCTCGTGCAAGCATCGAAGAGATCGCCAAAGCCCCGGGGATCAGTAAAAAGCTCGCTGAGTCGATTTATGCGAACCTGCATAGTGAGTAG
- a CDS encoding GAF domain-containing protein — MSDTVLKASLSPEERSAIAEIEATTNILQLVTRLTGTRFAGIAKFTETEWIVCSAYDPIELGINVGDTLDLETTLCSEFRRNPQALFLPQISQDGRLSSRPVVKQYSIESYAGAPVFLPDGRLWGALCALDSRSVLFDNPDMAETLTLFARLIGCIFFSNLTVEGVTHIKTGACLTE, encoded by the coding sequence ATGAGTGACACCGTTCTCAAAGCGTCCTTGAGCCCCGAGGAGCGCTCCGCGATCGCCGAGATCGAAGCGACCACCAACATCCTGCAGCTTGTCACCCGTCTGACCGGTACGCGCTTTGCCGGCATTGCCAAATTCACGGAAACCGAGTGGATCGTCTGTTCCGCCTACGATCCGATTGAACTGGGGATAAACGTCGGTGATACGCTGGATCTGGAAACCACGCTTTGCAGTGAGTTTCGCAGAAATCCTCAAGCCCTCTTCCTTCCACAAATCAGCCAGGATGGACGACTTTCGTCACGTCCTGTGGTGAAGCAGTATTCGATCGAGAGCTACGCAGGCGCGCCTGTTTTCCTGCCGGATGGCAGATTGTGGGGCGCACTGTGTGCTTTGGATTCAAGGTCTGTGCTGTTCGACAACCCGGATATGGCAGAAACATTGACGCTGTTCGCACGGCTTATCGGCTGTATCTTTTTCTCGAATCTGACTGTTGAGGGCGTTACCCATATCAAGACCGGGGCGTGCCTGACTGAGTAG
- the pgsA gene encoding CDP-diacylglycerol--glycerol-3-phosphate 3-phosphatidyltransferase: protein MNIPNLITVLRVLLIPIFILLFYLPYEWSYMASASVFAFAAATDWLDGYLARRLEQSTPFGAFLDPVADKLMVAVALVLLVQEHGNLWLTLPAAVIIGREIVISALREWMAELGARAQVAVSNLGKWKTAAQMLALVILLAHPKAFSFWVVLGYTLLMVSAGLTLWSMVQYLRAAWPHLKTDVEKK from the coding sequence ATGAATATCCCTAATCTGATTACCGTTCTACGCGTCCTGCTCATCCCGATCTTCATTTTGCTGTTCTATCTGCCTTACGAATGGAGTTACATGGCCTCCGCCTCGGTGTTCGCCTTCGCGGCCGCCACCGACTGGCTCGATGGTTATCTGGCGCGCCGACTGGAGCAAAGCACTCCCTTCGGTGCGTTTCTCGATCCGGTCGCCGACAAGCTGATGGTGGCTGTTGCCCTGGTCCTGCTGGTGCAGGAACACGGCAATCTCTGGCTCACGCTGCCCGCAGCGGTCATCATCGGTCGTGAGATCGTGATTTCGGCGCTGCGCGAATGGATGGCCGAGCTCGGCGCCCGGGCACAGGTAGCAGTTTCGAATCTGGGCAAATGGAAAACCGCGGCGCAGATGCTCGCGCTGGTGATCCTGCTGGCCCATCCAAAGGCGTTCAGCTTCTGGGTCGTGCTCGGTTATACGCTGCTGATGGTCTCTGCAGGGCTGACCCTGTGGTCGATGGTTCAATACCTTCGCGCCGCCTGGCCGCACCTGAAGACCGATGTCGAAAAGAAATAA
- a CDS encoding peptidylprolyl isomerase produces the protein MAKATARHILVSSEDKCNELKAQIEAGADFAEVAKTNSTCPSSRQGGDLGSFGPGQMVKEFDTVVFSAPINVVQGPVKTQFGYHLLEVTSRQD, from the coding sequence ATGGCTAAAGCCACTGCCCGCCACATCCTGGTTTCCAGCGAAGACAAGTGCAACGAACTCAAGGCTCAGATCGAAGCCGGCGCTGATTTCGCCGAAGTCGCCAAGACCAACTCCACCTGCCCGTCCAGCCGCCAGGGCGGTGATCTGGGTTCTTTCGGTCCTGGCCAGATGGTCAAGGAATTCGACACCGTGGTGTTCAGCGCGCCAATCAATGTCGTGCAAGGCCCGGTGAAGACCCAGTTCGGTTACCACCTGCTGGAAGTCACCAGCCGTCAGGACTGA
- the uvrY gene encoding UvrY/SirA/GacA family response regulator transcription factor has translation MIRVLVVDDHDLVRTGITRMLADIDGLQVVGQAESGEESLIKARELKPDVVLMDVKMPGIGGLEATRKLLRSHPDIKVVAVTVCEEDPFPTRLLQAGAAGYLTKGAGLPEMVQPIRLVFAGQRYISPQIAQQLAIKSFQPTNDSPFDALSEREIQIALMIVGCQKVQIISDKLCLSPKTVNTYRYRIFEKLSISSDVELTLLAVRHGMVDASA, from the coding sequence TTGATTAGGGTGCTAGTGGTCGATGACCATGATCTCGTTCGTACAGGCATTACACGGATGCTGGCCGATATCGATGGCCTGCAGGTGGTGGGTCAGGCCGAATCAGGTGAAGAGTCCCTGATCAAGGCACGGGAGTTGAAGCCTGACGTCGTGCTAATGGACGTCAAGATGCCAGGCATCGGCGGCCTCGAAGCCACTCGAAAACTGCTGCGCAGCCACCCCGACATCAAGGTGGTTGCTGTCACCGTGTGCGAGGAAGACCCTTTCCCGACGCGTCTGCTGCAGGCTGGCGCCGCCGGTTACCTGACCAAAGGGGCAGGCTTGCCGGAAATGGTCCAGCCCATTCGCCTGGTGTTCGCCGGCCAGCGCTACATCAGTCCGCAGATCGCCCAGCAGTTGGCGATCAAGTCCTTCCAGCCAACCAATGACTCGCCATTCGATGCCCTGTCCGAGCGGGAAATCCAGATCGCATTGATGATTGTCGGTTGCCAGAAGGTGCAGATCATTTCCGACAAACTGTGCCTGTCGCCGAAAACCGTGAACACCTACCGCTACCGCATTTTCGAGAAACTTTCGATCAGCAGCGACGTTGAGTTGACGCTCCTCGCGGTACGACATGGCATGGTGGATGCCAGCGCCTGA
- a CDS encoding extracellular solute-binding protein has product MRLVFPTLLFTALALLTGAAGVNAAPQHALTVYGEPAKYPDGFSHFDYTNPQAPKGGTMRRSAIEIGHFDHLLPYIDKGIGVTQIDGLLYSPLAQRSLDEPYTVYGLVAEKMERSDDGLSLRFFINPKARFADGKQITAEDVRYTYNLLMTQGSLRYRTQFADVKDVEIEAPLTVRFDFKSNENRTLPLDIATLPVFPEHWWKSRDFAGGGGYEPPLGSGPYRVGKVDSGRSITFERNGDWWGKDLPVSRGLYNFDHFSIEYFGDTDVARQVLRGGAYDYNREFSATGYSIGYDSPALSDGRLQKAHLATEAPQSAQGFVFNLQKPMFQDRRVRQALAMLWDFEWSNRQMMRNVYIRQQSYFSNTDLAARQLPDAQELKILEPLRGQVPEEVFSKVFEAPKTDGSGIIRDKQLQALDLLEQAGWKPDGDQLVNSAGEPLSFTFLVSQNGMDRLLLPYKRTLKQIGIELNIRRIDASQYVNRLMSRDYDMIVTGYPVTTSPGGELLNYFGSAAANDPGANNYMVLKNPAVDTLINGLIRASTQSDMLHYAHALDRVLQWNYYWIPNYYPPGTSTVWWNRFGIPTVQASNDEAIESWWEISRTPLTNQQMTAEKISRSRPGGPH; this is encoded by the coding sequence ATGCGACTGGTTTTTCCCACACTGCTGTTCACCGCCCTCGCCCTGCTCACGGGTGCCGCCGGTGTCAACGCTGCGCCGCAACACGCGTTGACCGTTTACGGTGAACCGGCCAAATACCCCGACGGCTTCAGCCATTTCGACTACACCAATCCGCAAGCGCCGAAGGGCGGGACGATGCGTCGCTCGGCGATCGAAATCGGTCACTTCGACCATTTGCTGCCTTATATAGACAAAGGCATCGGTGTCACACAGATCGACGGGCTCCTTTATTCTCCATTGGCGCAACGCTCGCTCGATGAGCCTTACACCGTCTATGGTCTGGTCGCGGAGAAAATGGAGCGTTCGGACGACGGGCTGTCGCTGCGTTTCTTCATCAATCCCAAGGCGCGCTTTGCCGATGGCAAACAGATCACCGCCGAAGACGTTCGCTATACCTACAACCTGCTGATGACCCAGGGCAGCCTGCGTTATCGCACCCAGTTCGCCGACGTCAAGGACGTCGAAATCGAAGCGCCGCTGACCGTGCGCTTCGACTTCAAAAGCAACGAAAACCGCACCCTGCCGCTGGATATCGCGACCCTGCCGGTGTTCCCCGAACATTGGTGGAAGAGTCGCGATTTCGCTGGCGGCGGTGGCTATGAACCGCCACTGGGCAGCGGGCCGTACCGGGTCGGCAAAGTCGATTCCGGGCGCAGCATTACCTTCGAACGCAATGGCGACTGGTGGGGCAAGGACCTGCCGGTGAGTCGCGGCCTGTACAACTTCGACCATTTCAGCATCGAGTACTTCGGCGATACCGACGTCGCCCGCCAGGTGTTGCGTGGCGGCGCCTATGACTACAACCGCGAATTTTCCGCGACCGGCTACTCGATCGGCTACGACAGCCCAGCTCTTAGCGATGGCCGTTTGCAGAAAGCCCACCTCGCCACCGAAGCGCCGCAGTCGGCTCAGGGCTTCGTGTTCAATCTGCAAAAACCGATGTTCCAGGACCGTCGTGTGCGCCAGGCACTGGCGATGCTCTGGGATTTCGAATGGAGCAACCGGCAGATGATGCGCAACGTCTATATCCGCCAGCAGAGCTACTTTTCCAATACCGATCTCGCCGCCCGGCAGTTGCCCGATGCGCAGGAATTGAAAATCCTTGAACCGCTGCGCGGCCAGGTACCTGAGGAAGTTTTCAGCAAAGTCTTCGAAGCACCGAAGACCGATGGCAGCGGCATCATCCGCGACAAGCAACTGCAAGCGCTCGATCTGCTCGAACAGGCCGGCTGGAAACCGGACGGCGACCAACTGGTGAACAGCGCCGGCGAGCCGTTGAGTTTCACCTTTCTGGTCAGCCAGAACGGAATGGATCGCCTGCTGCTGCCCTACAAGCGCACCCTGAAACAGATCGGCATCGAACTCAATATCCGCCGCATCGATGCCTCGCAGTACGTCAACCGCCTGATGAGCCGCGACTACGACATGATCGTTACCGGCTATCCCGTCACCACCTCCCCCGGCGGCGAGCTGCTCAACTATTTCGGTTCGGCGGCAGCCAACGATCCGGGCGCGAACAATTACATGGTGCTGAAAAACCCGGCGGTTGACACCTTGATCAACGGCCTGATCCGCGCCTCGACCCAATCGGACATGCTGCATTACGCCCATGCTTTGGACCGGGTGCTGCAATGGAATTACTACTGGATTCCCAACTATTACCCGCCAGGCACCTCGACCGTCTGGTGGAACCGCTTCGGCATTCCGACAGTGCAGGCCAGCAATGACGAAGCCATCGAGAGCTGGTGGGAAATCAGTCGGACACCGCTGACCAATCAACAAATGACCGCTGAGAAAATCAGTCGCAGCAGACCCGGAGGGCCGCACTGA
- a CDS encoding KTSC domain-containing protein: MEMIAVRSSAMTAVGYDSATRRMRIRFEQGHSYDFCGVPSAIHNGLMAAVSKGAYYNQHIRDRYQC; the protein is encoded by the coding sequence ATGGAAATGATTGCCGTGCGTTCCAGTGCGATGACCGCCGTTGGCTACGACTCAGCAACAAGACGAATGAGGATCCGCTTTGAACAGGGTCACTCTTACGATTTCTGCGGCGTCCCATCAGCCATCCACAATGGCTTGATGGCCGCGGTGTCCAAAGGCGCCTACTACAACCAGCACATCCGTGATCGTTATCAGTGCTGA
- a CDS encoding 3-deoxy-7-phosphoheptulonate synthase → MNSSVSALPLSTLDSANEALTLRLPSSLQLKQQFPLSHSLHQQVNAHRQAVRAILNGEDPRLLVIVGPCSIHDPQSAIEYAARLARLAQDVSEEMLLVMRAYVEKPRTTVGWKGLAYDPHLDGTDDMATGLTLSRELMLEMIRLGLPVATELLQPMAANYFDDLLSWVAIGARTTESQIHREMASGLNMPVGFKNGTDGGAAVAVDAMRSAAHPHRHFGVDSQGHPAIVQTAGNADTHMVLRGGHQGPNYDATSVAKISAELSRLKIPSRIMVDCSHANSGKDPLRQPAVFNDVLEQRLRGDRSLIGMMLESHLFEGCQPLSNSLRYGVSITDGCLGFDATEQLLTDAARRFAQTQR, encoded by the coding sequence ATGAACTCTTCAGTTTCCGCTCTGCCCCTGTCAACACTCGATTCTGCCAACGAAGCACTGACCCTGCGTCTGCCCAGCTCGTTGCAACTCAAACAGCAATTTCCGCTCAGCCATTCCCTGCATCAGCAGGTCAATGCCCACCGCCAGGCGGTGCGCGCCATCCTCAACGGCGAAGACCCGCGCCTGCTGGTGATCGTTGGCCCCTGCTCTATCCATGACCCGCAATCAGCAATCGAATACGCTGCCAGACTCGCTCGCCTGGCCCAGGATGTGAGCGAGGAAATGCTGCTGGTCATGCGCGCCTACGTTGAAAAGCCGCGTACGACGGTCGGCTGGAAAGGCCTGGCCTACGATCCGCATCTGGACGGCACTGACGACATGGCTACGGGCCTGACGCTGTCCCGCGAACTCATGCTGGAAATGATCCGTCTCGGTCTGCCGGTGGCCACCGAGCTGCTACAACCCATGGCCGCTAACTACTTCGATGACCTGCTCAGCTGGGTGGCCATTGGTGCCCGCACCACCGAATCGCAGATTCACCGGGAAATGGCCAGCGGCCTGAACATGCCGGTGGGTTTCAAGAACGGCACCGACGGTGGCGCCGCCGTTGCTGTCGACGCCATGCGTTCGGCAGCCCATCCGCATCGGCACTTCGGCGTGGATAGCCAAGGGCATCCAGCGATCGTGCAGACCGCTGGCAACGCTGACACCCACATGGTGCTGCGCGGCGGCCATCAAGGGCCAAACTACGACGCGACCAGCGTGGCCAAGATCAGCGCCGAGCTCAGCCGACTGAAAATCCCGAGCCGCATCATGGTCGATTGCAGCCATGCCAACAGCGGCAAGGATCCACTGCGTCAGCCAGCAGTCTTCAACGACGTTCTTGAGCAGCGACTGCGTGGCGACCGCTCGCTGATCGGCATGATGCTGGAATCGCACCTCTTCGAAGGCTGCCAGCCGCTGAGCAATTCCCTGCGCTACGGCGTGTCGATCACCGATGGCTGCCTCGGCTTCGACGCAACGGAACAATTGTTGACTGACGCGGCGCGACGCTTCGCGCAAACCCAACGTTGA
- a CDS encoding phage holin family protein has product MTNEQQALAEMPIWLVIALSLVGGVSGEMWRADKDGARGWALLRRLALRSGACIVCGVSAMMLLFGAGLSIWTAGALGCLTAMAGADVAIGLYERWVAKRLDLSEAEPKA; this is encoded by the coding sequence ATGACGAACGAGCAACAGGCACTGGCAGAGATGCCTATCTGGTTGGTGATTGCCTTGTCCCTGGTTGGCGGCGTGTCCGGCGAGATGTGGCGCGCTGACAAGGATGGGGCACGCGGTTGGGCGTTACTGCGCCGCCTCGCACTTCGGTCCGGTGCCTGCATCGTCTGCGGCGTGTCAGCGATGATGTTGCTGTTCGGCGCGGGCCTGTCGATCTGGACAGCGGGCGCCCTGGGTTGCCTGACCGCGATGGCCGGCGCGGACGTCGCCATCGGCTTGTACGAACGCTGGGTGGCCAAGCGGCTGGACCTGAGCGAGGCCGAGCCGAAGGCATGA
- a CDS encoding esterase/lipase family protein, translated as MQRNATTRYPILLVHGLFGFERIGHFELFHDVKSALKSAGCRLFVPHLSATHNNEMRGEQLLSQIACVLRGTGAKKVNLIGHSQGALAARYAAALAPNVVASVTSVSGPNHGSELADFLRNALIPGKLPEAVAQNVATQFADLLSLLSGNVALPQNALAALNALTTVGVGQFNDRFPQGLPQTWGGHGPGQVNGVRYYSWSGVVPQSTLPALDPVQDICRRLSQYFTTEPQQNDGFVGRFSTHLGQVIRSDYPMDHLASLRRTTGVNGPSPDPIDLYVEHARRLRAADL; from the coding sequence ATGCAACGGAATGCTACAACTCGTTATCCCATCCTGTTGGTCCACGGTCTGTTCGGGTTCGAGCGTATCGGTCATTTCGAGCTGTTCCATGACGTCAAGTCCGCGCTGAAATCGGCCGGCTGCCGATTGTTTGTTCCACACCTTTCGGCGACTCACAACAACGAAATGAGGGGTGAGCAATTGCTGTCACAGATTGCCTGTGTGCTGCGAGGCACAGGCGCGAAGAAAGTCAACCTGATCGGACACAGCCAAGGCGCACTCGCTGCACGCTACGCGGCGGCGCTTGCACCAAACGTCGTCGCTTCAGTCACCTCCGTCAGTGGTCCGAACCATGGCTCGGAGCTCGCCGACTTCCTGCGCAATGCGCTGATCCCGGGCAAGCTGCCGGAGGCCGTCGCACAAAACGTGGCGACGCAGTTTGCTGATTTATTGTCGCTACTCAGCGGTAATGTGGCACTGCCGCAGAATGCATTGGCCGCGCTCAACGCACTGACCACGGTCGGCGTCGGTCAATTCAATGACAGGTTTCCGCAGGGACTGCCGCAAACCTGGGGTGGCCACGGCCCCGGGCAGGTCAATGGGGTGCGCTATTACTCGTGGAGCGGGGTTGTCCCCCAATCGACGCTGCCAGCGCTGGATCCGGTTCAGGACATATGCCGGCGGCTGTCGCAATACTTCACCACCGAACCCCAGCAGAACGACGGTTTCGTCGGACGCTTCAGTACCCATCTGGGGCAAGTGATCCGCTCTGATTATCCAATGGATCATCTGGCCAGCCTGCGGCGTACCACTGGCGTAAACGGGCCATCACCCGATCCGATTGACCTGTATGTCGAACATGCACGGCGCCTGCGAGCGGCGGATCTCTGA